Proteins from a genomic interval of Cupriavidus sp. WKF15:
- the gabD gene encoding NADP-dependent succinate-semialdehyde dehydrogenase: MQLKDPGLLRAQAYLAGSWQDADSGAAFAVTDPASGALVGTVPDMGAAETRRAIDAAQAAQAGWRRKTARERATVLRAWYELMLAHADDLALLMTTEQGKPLAEAKGEVVYAASFLEWFAEEARRVSGDVLATPASDKRLVVVREPVGVCAAITPWNFPLAMITRKAGPALAAGCAMVLKPAEDTPLSALALAVLAERAGLPAGLFSVITGNAVAIGGELTANPAVRKLSFTGSTEVGRILMRQSADTIKKLSLELGGNAPFIVFDDADLDAAVEGAIASKYRNAGQTCVCANRLYVHDKVYDAFAAKLVAAVARLKVGHGVEPGVLQGPLINAEAVAKVEAHIADALGKGARLLSGGKRHALGGTFFEPTVLADVTPAMRVAREETFGPLAPLFRFSSDEEAIAMANDTEFGLASYFYSRDIGRVWRVAEALEYGMVGINTGLISNEVAPFGGVKQSGLGREGSKYGLDEYLEIKYLCMGGVDR; the protein is encoded by the coding sequence ATGCAACTCAAGGATCCCGGCCTGCTGCGCGCGCAGGCCTATCTCGCCGGCAGCTGGCAGGACGCCGACAGCGGCGCCGCCTTTGCCGTCACCGACCCCGCCAGCGGCGCCCTGGTCGGTACCGTGCCCGACATGGGCGCGGCCGAGACCCGGCGCGCGATTGACGCCGCACAGGCCGCTCAGGCCGGCTGGCGCCGCAAGACGGCGCGCGAGCGCGCCACCGTGCTGCGTGCGTGGTACGAACTGATGCTCGCGCATGCCGACGATCTCGCGCTGCTGATGACCACCGAGCAAGGCAAGCCGCTGGCCGAGGCCAAAGGCGAGGTCGTGTATGCCGCGTCCTTCCTTGAATGGTTCGCGGAGGAAGCCAGGCGCGTCAGCGGCGACGTGCTGGCCACGCCGGCCAGCGACAAGCGGCTCGTGGTGGTGCGGGAGCCGGTAGGCGTGTGCGCGGCGATCACGCCGTGGAATTTCCCGCTCGCCATGATCACGCGCAAGGCCGGGCCGGCGCTCGCCGCCGGTTGCGCCATGGTACTCAAGCCGGCCGAGGACACGCCGCTGTCGGCGCTGGCGCTGGCGGTGCTGGCCGAGCGCGCCGGCCTGCCCGCGGGCCTGTTCAGCGTGATCACGGGCAACGCCGTTGCCATCGGAGGCGAGCTGACCGCGAACCCGGCGGTGCGCAAGCTCAGCTTTACCGGCTCGACCGAGGTGGGCCGCATCCTGATGCGGCAGTCCGCCGACACCATCAAGAAACTGTCGCTCGAACTTGGCGGCAACGCGCCCTTTATCGTGTTCGACGACGCCGACCTCGACGCGGCGGTGGAGGGCGCCATTGCCTCCAAGTACCGTAATGCCGGCCAGACCTGTGTCTGCGCCAACCGGCTCTACGTCCACGACAAGGTCTACGACGCGTTCGCCGCGAAACTGGTGGCAGCGGTCGCCAGGCTGAAGGTCGGCCATGGCGTCGAGCCGGGCGTGCTGCAGGGCCCGCTGATCAACGCGGAGGCGGTGGCCAAGGTCGAGGCGCATATTGCCGACGCGCTCGGCAAGGGCGCGCGCCTGCTGAGCGGCGGCAAGCGCCACGCGCTGGGCGGCACCTTCTTCGAGCCCACCGTGCTGGCCGACGTCACGCCCGCGATGCGCGTGGCGCGCGAGGAGACCTTCGGCCCGCTGGCGCCGCTGTTCCGCTTTTCCAGCGACGAAGAAGCGATCGCCATGGCCAACGATACCGAGTTCGGCCTGGCGTCGTACTTCTACAGCCGCGACATCGGCCGCGTCTGGCGCGTGGCCGAGGCGCTCGAATACGGCATGGTCGGCATCAACACCGGCCTGATCTCCAACGAGGTGGCGCCGTTCGGCGGCGTCAAGCAGTCGGGCCTGGGCCGTGAAGGCTCGAAGTACGGCCTCGACGAATACCTGGAGATCAAATACCTGTGCATGGGCGGGGTGGACCGGTGA
- a CDS encoding Zn-dependent hydrolase, translated as MTSKIAIDGKRLWQSLMDLARIGATPKGGNARLALTVLDGQGRDLVCGWMREAGLTVTVDRVGNIFGRRAGRNPALPPVMTGSHIDTQPTGGKFDGCFGVLAGLEVMRTLNDHGVTTEAPLELAIWTNEEGTRFVPVMMGSGVFAGIFPLETALAATDADGKRVADELQAIGYAGSVEAGGRPVGAYFEAHIEQGPVLEGAGNVIGVVTGSLGLRWYDVTVTGMEAHAGPTPMPMRRDALYGATHVMQEVVRIANDFAPHGRGTVGVVNVHPGSRNVIPGAVKFTVDLRHEDAGKLAEMDARFRAACQALAQGKTTGARLDVRVDDVQYFAPTPFAPELVDHVRREAVARGYSHQDIVTGAGHDAVYMASVTPTAMIFVPCKDGISHNEVEDARPEHLEAGANVLLGAMVAQAGA; from the coding sequence ATGACCAGCAAGATCGCTATCGACGGCAAGCGCCTGTGGCAGTCGCTGATGGACCTGGCGCGGATCGGCGCCACGCCGAAGGGCGGCAATGCGCGGCTGGCGCTGACCGTGCTCGACGGGCAGGGCCGCGACCTCGTGTGCGGCTGGATGCGCGAGGCCGGCCTGACCGTCACGGTGGACCGCGTCGGCAATATCTTCGGCCGCCGCGCCGGGCGCAACCCTGCGTTGCCGCCGGTGATGACCGGCAGCCATATCGATACCCAGCCAACCGGCGGCAAGTTCGATGGCTGCTTTGGCGTGCTGGCGGGGCTCGAAGTCATGCGCACGCTCAATGACCACGGCGTGACCACGGAGGCCCCGCTCGAACTCGCCATCTGGACCAATGAGGAAGGCACGCGCTTTGTGCCGGTGATGATGGGCTCGGGCGTGTTCGCCGGCATTTTCCCGCTGGAAACGGCATTGGCAGCGACGGACGCAGACGGCAAGCGCGTGGCGGACGAGCTGCAGGCCATTGGCTATGCCGGCAGCGTGGAAGCAGGCGGGCGCCCGGTCGGCGCGTATTTCGAAGCGCATATCGAACAGGGCCCCGTGCTGGAAGGCGCCGGCAACGTGATCGGCGTGGTGACCGGCTCGCTTGGGCTGCGCTGGTATGACGTGACCGTGACCGGCATGGAAGCCCACGCCGGCCCGACGCCCATGCCGATGCGCCGCGACGCGTTGTATGGCGCCACCCACGTGATGCAGGAGGTGGTGCGCATCGCCAACGATTTCGCGCCGCACGGGCGCGGCACGGTGGGCGTGGTCAATGTCCACCCGGGCTCGCGCAACGTGATTCCGGGCGCGGTGAAGTTCACGGTCGACCTGCGCCACGAGGACGCCGGCAAGCTTGCCGAGATGGATGCCAGGTTCCGTGCCGCCTGCCAGGCGCTGGCGCAGGGCAAGACCACGGGTGCCCGCCTCGACGTGAGGGTCGACGACGTGCAGTACTTTGCGCCGACGCCGTTCGCACCGGAACTCGTCGACCATGTGCGGCGCGAGGCCGTGGCGCGCGGTTACAGCCACCAGGACATCGTCACAGGCGCGGGTCACGACGCCGTCTACATGGCCAGCGTGACACCGACCGCCATGATTTTCGTCCCATGCAAGGACGGCATCAGCCACAACGAAGTGGAGGATGCCCGGCCCGAGCATCTGGAAGCCGGGGCCAACGTGCTGCTGGGCGCGATGGTGGCGCAGGCCGGCGCATGA
- a CDS encoding thiamine pyrophosphate-binding protein: protein MSATSQANPALRERNGGQILVEQLRIQGVRRVFLVPGESYLPCIDALYDHQDAITPIVCRQESGAGYMAEAHGKLTGEPGVCFVTRGPGATNASIAVHTAFQDSTPMILFVGQVGNDFYEREAFQEIDYRRMFGQMAKWVAQIDRTDRIPEFIARAFAVATSGRPGPVVLALPEDTLWGKATVPDMPRYVRSHAAPTPQALASLAGLLEQAERPFLMIGGSGWTAHAQHQVEGFAERFGLPVGLAWRRLECFDNHHPNYAGHVGWGMGEALRARIRESDLLIAVGTRMGEATTEGYTVVESPLPRQRLVHVYPDPEELGRVFRAELPVVADVVSFAAAVDGLRPARAHHRAALVERARRDYLDSQAAQAAPGPLNLNQAACHVRERLPEDACITVGAGNYAVFPHTYYRYKGLGTSLAPTVGSMGYGLPAAISAKLEHPQRTVVCYAGDGCFQMNLQELGVAMQYRLGIVVLVFNNGIWGTIRAHQEREFPGRTIALGFENPEFAELARAYRGYGEVVASDAEFGPALDRALDFAATQSMPALLELRYDPDGIAPGMTLSGIRAAALARQAAG, encoded by the coding sequence ATGAGCGCCACGAGTCAAGCCAATCCCGCCCTGCGCGAGCGTAATGGCGGGCAGATCCTGGTCGAGCAGCTGCGCATCCAGGGCGTGCGGCGCGTGTTCCTGGTTCCGGGCGAAAGCTACTTGCCGTGCATCGACGCGCTGTATGACCACCAGGACGCCATCACGCCGATCGTCTGCCGCCAGGAAAGCGGTGCCGGCTACATGGCCGAGGCCCACGGCAAGCTGACCGGCGAGCCCGGCGTGTGCTTCGTCACGCGCGGCCCGGGCGCCACCAATGCCAGCATCGCCGTGCATACCGCGTTCCAGGACTCGACGCCGATGATCCTGTTCGTGGGGCAGGTGGGCAACGATTTCTACGAACGCGAGGCGTTCCAGGAAATCGACTACCGCCGCATGTTCGGCCAGATGGCCAAGTGGGTCGCGCAGATCGACCGTACCGACCGCATTCCCGAGTTCATCGCACGTGCGTTCGCGGTCGCCACCAGCGGCCGTCCGGGCCCGGTGGTGCTGGCGTTGCCCGAGGACACGCTGTGGGGCAAGGCCACCGTGCCCGACATGCCGCGCTACGTGCGCAGCCACGCCGCCCCGACGCCGCAGGCGCTGGCGTCGCTGGCGGGCCTGCTGGAACAGGCCGAGCGCCCGTTCCTGATGATCGGCGGCTCCGGCTGGACTGCGCATGCGCAGCACCAGGTGGAGGGCTTTGCCGAACGTTTCGGCCTGCCGGTGGGGCTGGCGTGGCGCCGCCTGGAGTGCTTCGACAACCACCATCCCAACTACGCCGGCCACGTCGGCTGGGGCATGGGCGAGGCGCTGCGCGCGCGCATCCGCGAGTCCGACCTGCTGATTGCCGTGGGCACCCGCATGGGCGAGGCCACCACCGAAGGCTACACCGTGGTGGAAAGCCCGCTGCCGCGCCAGCGGCTGGTGCACGTCTATCCGGACCCCGAGGAACTGGGCCGGGTGTTCCGCGCGGAGCTGCCGGTCGTCGCGGACGTGGTCTCGTTCGCGGCCGCCGTGGATGGACTGCGTCCGGCGCGGGCCCACCACCGCGCGGCGCTGGTGGAACGCGCGCGCCGCGATTACCTCGACAGCCAGGCAGCGCAGGCCGCGCCCGGGCCACTGAACCTGAACCAGGCCGCCTGCCACGTGCGCGAACGCCTGCCCGAGGATGCCTGCATCACCGTCGGCGCCGGCAACTACGCCGTCTTCCCGCATACCTATTACCGCTACAAGGGCCTTGGCACCAGCCTGGCGCCGACCGTGGGCTCGATGGGCTACGGCCTGCCGGCGGCCATCTCGGCCAAGCTCGAGCATCCGCAACGCACCGTGGTCTGCTACGCCGGCGACGGTTGCTTCCAGATGAACCTGCAGGAGCTGGGCGTGGCCATGCAATACCGCCTTGGCATCGTGGTGCTGGTGTTCAACAACGGCATCTGGGGCACCATCCGCGCGCACCAGGAGCGCGAGTTCCCGGGCCGCACCATTGCGCTGGGCTTCGAGAACCCGGAATTCGCGGAACTGGCGCGCGCGTACCGCGGTTATGGCGAGGTGGTGGCCAGCGACGCCGAATTCGGCCCCGCGCTGGACCGCGCGCTCGACTTCGCGGCCACCCAGAGCATGCCGGCGCTGCTCGAACTGCGCTACGACCCGGACGGCATTGCGCCGGGCATGACGCTGTCGGGCATCCGCGCTGCGGCGCTGGCGCGTCAGGCTGCAGGATGA
- a CDS encoding ABC transporter permease: protein MNFLSFLGARLGKAVVVVLGVVVINFFLIRMAPGDPATVMAGEAGAGDAAFVSQLREQFGLDQPVLTQLGIYLKGVAQLDLGYSYRNHLPVLDLILDRLPATFLLMSGAFLFSIVLGVLLGVISARTRYENRRRWIDSAVMSGALLLYATPLFWLSLMAIILFSVVLGWLPAFGMETIGAGYTGLDRVEDVALHLVLPTVSLGCFFMAVYVRLTRASMLEVMGMDYVKTARAKGVPAGRVIRVHVLRNALLPVITFAGIQLGQMAGGAVLTETVFSWPGIGRLMFDALLQRDYQLLLGIFFVTSTLVVFFNLVTDVIYRFIDPRIAAGATGAAA from the coding sequence GTGAACTTTCTATCCTTTCTTGGCGCCCGTCTCGGCAAGGCCGTGGTGGTCGTCCTCGGCGTGGTCGTCATCAACTTCTTCCTGATCCGGATGGCCCCGGGCGACCCGGCCACCGTGATGGCGGGCGAGGCCGGTGCCGGCGACGCCGCCTTCGTCAGCCAGCTGCGCGAGCAGTTCGGCCTGGACCAGCCCGTGCTGACCCAGCTCGGCATCTACCTCAAGGGCGTGGCGCAGCTTGACCTGGGCTACTCCTACCGCAACCACTTGCCGGTACTGGACCTGATTCTCGACCGGCTGCCCGCGACCTTCCTGCTGATGAGCGGTGCCTTTCTCTTTTCGATCGTGCTGGGCGTGCTGCTCGGCGTGATCTCGGCGCGCACCCGCTACGAGAACCGCCGCCGCTGGATCGACAGCGCGGTGATGTCGGGCGCGCTGCTGCTGTATGCCACGCCGCTGTTCTGGTTGTCGCTGATGGCCATCATCCTGTTCTCGGTGGTGCTGGGCTGGCTGCCCGCGTTCGGCATGGAAACCATCGGCGCGGGCTACACCGGGCTCGACCGCGTCGAGGACGTGGCGCTGCACCTGGTCCTGCCGACCGTGTCGCTGGGCTGCTTCTTCATGGCCGTGTACGTGCGCCTGACGCGCGCTTCCATGCTGGAGGTGATGGGCATGGACTACGTCAAGACCGCGCGCGCCAAGGGCGTGCCGGCCGGCCGCGTGATCCGCGTCCACGTGCTGCGCAACGCGCTGCTGCCGGTCATCACGTTCGCCGGCATCCAGCTCGGCCAGATGGCCGGTGGCGCCGTGCTGACCGAAACCGTGTTCTCGTGGCCCGGCATCGGCCGCCTGATGTTCGATGCGCTGCTGCAGCGCGACTACCAGCTGTTGCTCGGGATTTTCTTCGTGACCTCGACCCTGGTGGTGTTCTTCAACCTGGTGACCGACGTGATCTACCGCTTTATCGACCCGCGCATCGCCGCGGGCGCCACGGGAGCCGCCGCATGA
- the gabT gene encoding 4-aminobutyrate--2-oxoglutarate transaminase translates to MKNAELVRRKDAATPRGVGVMCNFYVERALNSEIWDVEGKRYIDFAAGIAVLNTGHRHPRLVEAIEKQLGRFTHTAYQIVPYASYIELAEKINQRAPGRSAKKTAFFTTGAEAVENAIKIARASTGRPGVIAFSGGFHGRTMMGMALTGKVAPYKIGFGPFPGEVYHAPFPCPLHGISTEDSLKVLQHLFKADIDPKRVAAIIFEPVQGEGGFNVAPAEFVRALRAVCDEHGILLIADEVQTGFGRTGKLFAMEHYDVAPDLTTMAKSLAGGMPLSAVCGRAEVMDAPAPGGLGGTYAGNPLAVASALAVLDVLEGERLVERGAELGQRLMARLESLRTRVPQIAEVRGVGAMVAVEFRQADGSPDADFTRTVQNRALEKGLLLLSCGVHGNVIRFLFPLTIQDEVMNEGLEILAESLTR, encoded by the coding sequence ATGAAGAACGCCGAACTGGTCCGCCGCAAGGATGCCGCCACCCCGCGCGGCGTGGGCGTGATGTGCAATTTCTACGTCGAGCGTGCGCTGAACTCGGAGATCTGGGACGTCGAAGGCAAACGCTATATCGACTTCGCCGCCGGCATTGCCGTGCTCAATACCGGCCACCGCCATCCGCGCCTGGTCGAGGCCATCGAGAAGCAGCTTGGCCGCTTCACACATACCGCCTACCAGATCGTGCCTTACGCCAGCTATATCGAGCTGGCCGAGAAGATCAACCAGCGCGCGCCGGGCCGTTCCGCCAAGAAGACGGCCTTCTTCACCACGGGGGCCGAGGCGGTAGAGAACGCGATCAAGATCGCCCGCGCCTCGACCGGCCGTCCCGGCGTGATCGCCTTCTCTGGCGGCTTCCACGGCCGGACCATGATGGGCATGGCGCTGACCGGCAAGGTCGCGCCGTACAAGATCGGCTTCGGCCCGTTCCCGGGCGAGGTCTACCACGCGCCGTTCCCGTGCCCGCTGCATGGCATCAGCACCGAGGACTCGCTCAAGGTGCTGCAGCACCTGTTCAAGGCGGATATCGATCCCAAGCGCGTCGCCGCCATCATCTTCGAGCCCGTGCAGGGCGAGGGCGGCTTCAACGTGGCGCCGGCCGAATTCGTGCGCGCGCTGCGCGCGGTGTGCGACGAGCACGGCATCCTGCTGATCGCCGATGAAGTGCAGACCGGCTTTGGCCGCACCGGCAAGCTGTTCGCGATGGAGCACTACGACGTGGCGCCGGACCTGACCACCATGGCCAAGAGCCTGGCCGGCGGCATGCCGCTGTCGGCCGTGTGCGGCCGCGCCGAGGTGATGGACGCCCCCGCGCCCGGCGGGCTCGGCGGCACTTACGCCGGCAACCCGCTGGCGGTGGCTTCGGCGCTGGCGGTGCTGGACGTGCTGGAAGGCGAGAGGCTGGTCGAGCGCGGTGCCGAACTGGGCCAGCGCCTGATGGCGCGCCTGGAAAGCCTGCGCACGCGCGTGCCGCAGATTGCCGAGGTGCGCGGCGTGGGCGCGATGGTCGCGGTGGAATTCCGCCAGGCCGATGGCAGCCCCGATGCCGACTTTACGCGCACGGTGCAGAACCGGGCGCTGGAAAAGGGCCTGCTGCTGCTGTCGTGCGGCGTTCATGGCAACGTGATCCGCTTCCTGTTCCCGCTGACGATCCAGGACGAGGTGATGAACGAGGGCCTGGAAATTCTGGCCGAGTCACTGACCCGCTGA
- a CDS encoding ABC transporter permease, which produces MKAFLQRYCRNYGAVIGLLVLLAVLALALLAPVFYQESPWLMVAEPLVRPFTDASMPFGTDMLGRDITAGMLYGARVSLLVGVISTAVALAVGIAVGAVAGYCGGRIDDVLMRVTEFFQTIPQLAMAVVIVAIFNPSIYSIVAAISVVSWPPVARLVRGEFLSLKQREFVQAAVVIGQKPVRIIATQILPNAMSPIIVSASFMVATAILTESALSFLGLGDRNMMSWGFMIGAARTMIREAWWMSVWPGVAILLTVLSINLIGEGLNDAMNPQLRRRGE; this is translated from the coding sequence ATGAAAGCCTTCCTGCAACGTTATTGCCGCAACTACGGCGCCGTGATCGGCCTGCTGGTGCTGCTGGCGGTGCTGGCACTGGCGCTGCTGGCGCCCGTGTTCTACCAGGAGTCGCCGTGGCTGATGGTGGCCGAGCCGCTGGTGCGCCCGTTCACCGACGCGTCCATGCCCTTCGGCACCGACATGCTGGGCCGCGACATCACTGCCGGCATGCTGTACGGCGCCCGGGTCTCGCTGCTGGTCGGCGTGATCTCCACCGCGGTGGCGCTGGCCGTGGGGATCGCCGTGGGCGCGGTGGCCGGCTATTGCGGCGGCCGCATCGACGATGTGCTGATGCGCGTGACCGAGTTCTTCCAGACCATCCCGCAACTCGCGATGGCAGTGGTGATCGTGGCGATCTTCAACCCATCGATCTACTCCATCGTCGCCGCCATTTCGGTGGTGTCGTGGCCGCCGGTGGCGCGCCTGGTGCGTGGTGAATTCCTGTCGCTCAAGCAGCGCGAGTTCGTGCAGGCCGCGGTCGTGATCGGGCAGAAGCCGGTACGCATCATCGCCACGCAGATCCTGCCCAACGCCATGTCGCCGATCATCGTGTCCGCCTCGTTTATGGTGGCCACCGCGATCCTGACGGAATCCGCGCTGTCGTTCCTGGGCCTGGGCGACCGCAACATGATGAGCTGGGGCTTCATGATCGGCGCGGCGCGCACCATGATCCGCGAAGCCTGGTGGATGAGCGTGTGGCCAGGCGTGGCCATCCTGCTCACGGTGCTGTCGATCAACCTGATCGGCGAGGGCCTGAACGACGCCATGAACCCGCAGCTTCGCCGCCGCGGCGAGTGA
- a CDS encoding cupin domain-containing protein — MSAPQDRPKAVGTVQVDNERVVVTEWRFAPGAETGQHRHGYDYVVVPMTTGALRLQTPAGEAVSQLIAGQAYYRPAGVEHNVINAHEGECVFVEIEIKPAAGAAGGGSCE, encoded by the coding sequence GTGAGCGCGCCGCAAGACCGGCCCAAGGCCGTCGGCACTGTGCAGGTCGACAACGAGCGCGTGGTCGTGACCGAATGGCGCTTTGCGCCCGGCGCCGAGACCGGCCAGCATCGCCACGGCTACGACTACGTGGTGGTGCCGATGACCACCGGCGCGCTGCGCCTGCAGACGCCGGCCGGCGAGGCGGTCAGCCAGCTGATTGCCGGGCAGGCCTACTACCGTCCGGCCGGGGTCGAGCACAACGTCATCAATGCCCACGAAGGCGAATGCGTGTTCGTGGAGATCGAGATCAAGCCGGCGGCGGGCGCCGCGGGCGGAGGAAGTTGCGAATGA
- a CDS encoding histone deacetylase family protein: protein MRAFFSDEQLLHEPRQFMRAGRLCKPTDVPARAAALQHALAARGVGLAEPPDCGRAPLEAVHSPGYLDFLAGAYARWQELARPGFEPGIEVLPNLSPYHNGKMGEPRRPVCPTDSVIAQAGYYLGDLSCPLGPDSWRAILRGAHSAVAAARHVCERQDGAGMAYALCRPSGHHAHSDRAAGFCYVNNSAIAAQTLLNRFGKVAVLDVDAHHGDGTQQIFYHRCDVMTISLHADPAGYYPFYTGYATERGYGAGYGYNLNFPLPHGSGDDAFLAALDGALDALRDYRPQAVVLALGFDTYENDPISVLKVSMDGYRGIGERIHALGLPTVVVQEGGYEVEAIGRGLDAFLAGFAPATA from the coding sequence ATGCGTGCCTTCTTCTCGGATGAACAGTTGCTGCACGAACCCCGCCAGTTCATGCGCGCGGGCCGACTGTGCAAGCCGACCGACGTGCCGGCCCGCGCGGCGGCGCTGCAGCACGCGCTGGCCGCGCGCGGCGTCGGGCTGGCCGAGCCGCCCGATTGCGGGCGCGCGCCGCTCGAGGCGGTACATAGTCCGGGCTACCTGGATTTCCTCGCCGGCGCGTATGCGCGCTGGCAGGAACTGGCACGTCCGGGCTTCGAGCCTGGCATCGAGGTGCTGCCCAATCTTTCCCCATACCACAACGGCAAGATGGGCGAACCGCGCAGGCCCGTGTGTCCGACCGATTCGGTCATCGCGCAGGCCGGCTACTACCTGGGCGACCTCAGTTGTCCGCTCGGGCCGGACAGCTGGCGCGCGATCCTGCGCGGCGCGCACAGCGCGGTGGCTGCCGCGCGCCATGTATGCGAGCGACAGGACGGGGCGGGCATGGCCTATGCACTGTGCCGTCCGTCCGGCCACCACGCCCACAGCGACCGCGCTGCGGGTTTCTGCTACGTCAACAACTCGGCCATCGCGGCGCAGACGCTGCTGAACCGCTTCGGCAAGGTGGCGGTGCTGGACGTCGACGCCCACCACGGCGACGGCACGCAGCAGATCTTCTATCACCGCTGCGACGTGATGACGATCTCGCTGCATGCCGATCCGGCCGGCTATTACCCGTTCTACACGGGCTATGCCACCGAACGCGGCTATGGCGCGGGGTATGGCTACAACCTCAATTTCCCGTTGCCGCATGGCAGCGGCGACGACGCGTTCCTGGCGGCGCTGGATGGCGCGCTCGACGCGCTGCGCGACTACCGTCCGCAGGCGGTGGTCCTGGCGCTGGGCTTCGACACCTACGAGAACGACCCCATCAGCGTGCTGAAGGTGAGCATGGACGGTTACCGCGGCATCGGCGAGCGCATCCACGCGCTGGGCCTGCCCACGGTCGTCGTGCAGGAGGGCGGCTACGAGGTCGAGGCGATCGGGCGCGGTCTCGACGCCTTCCTGGCGGGCTTCGCGCCGGCCACGGCGTAA
- a CDS encoding ABC transporter substrate-binding protein yields MNRFTMRLTRSACSMALAAAGLSLLPLAVPAGNAIAQTRGGTLSGIVQPEPPILVSAMNSQAPTQYIAGKIYQGLLTYTADLKPQPELARSWTISPDGLTYTFELQKGVKWHDGKPFTSADVVFSIDKMLRDVHVRTRAVLNKYMASIRAVNDGTVEIKLKEPFPPFISMFETGTMPMMPKHIYDGTDYRNNPANQKPIGTGPFMFKEWKKGAYIKLARNPNYWKKGKPYLDELVFYVIPDSASRAVAFEKGDVQVLRGGDVDNVDVKRLRALPNVEYTTKGWEMFSPMASMLLNERKPPFDNVKVRQAVMHALNRKMIVNNIFFGMGKPAVSPFSSTTLFFDKNMPDYDFNLKKARDLIKESGVDVGKYPVKILSTSYGANWDRLDEYVKQMLEQLGFKISIESADAGTWSARVSNWDFDLTSTYTYQYGDPALGVERLYVTRNIVKGTPFANVQGYSNAKADELWSKAGSTMDPAERQKLYSELQKILVTDVANANLFEVEFPTLYRKHVKNLVTTAIGLNESFDNVSIEKN; encoded by the coding sequence ATGAACCGATTCACGATGCGCCTGACGCGGAGCGCATGTTCGATGGCGTTGGCCGCCGCCGGCCTTTCGCTGCTGCCCCTGGCCGTGCCCGCCGGCAACGCCATTGCCCAGACCAGGGGCGGTACGCTGTCCGGCATCGTCCAGCCCGAGCCGCCGATCCTGGTGAGCGCCATGAACTCGCAGGCGCCGACCCAGTACATCGCCGGCAAGATCTACCAGGGCCTGCTGACTTACACGGCGGACCTGAAGCCGCAGCCGGAACTGGCCAGATCGTGGACCATCTCGCCGGACGGCCTGACCTATACCTTCGAGCTGCAGAAGGGCGTCAAGTGGCACGACGGCAAGCCCTTCACCTCGGCGGACGTCGTGTTCTCGATCGACAAGATGCTGCGCGACGTGCACGTGCGCACGCGCGCGGTCCTCAACAAGTACATGGCCTCGATCCGCGCGGTCAACGACGGCACGGTCGAGATCAAGCTCAAGGAGCCGTTCCCGCCGTTCATCTCGATGTTCGAGACCGGCACCATGCCAATGATGCCCAAGCACATCTACGACGGCACGGACTACCGCAACAACCCGGCCAACCAGAAGCCGATCGGCACGGGGCCTTTCATGTTCAAGGAGTGGAAGAAGGGCGCCTACATCAAGCTGGCCAGGAACCCGAACTACTGGAAGAAGGGCAAGCCCTACCTGGATGAGCTGGTGTTCTACGTGATCCCGGATTCGGCCTCGCGCGCCGTGGCCTTCGAGAAGGGCGACGTGCAGGTGCTGCGCGGCGGCGATGTCGACAATGTCGACGTCAAGCGCCTGCGCGCGCTCCCCAACGTGGAATACACCACCAAGGGCTGGGAGATGTTTTCGCCCATGGCCAGCATGCTGCTCAACGAGCGCAAGCCGCCGTTCGACAACGTCAAGGTGCGCCAGGCGGTCATGCATGCGCTCAACCGCAAGATGATCGTCAACAACATCTTCTTCGGCATGGGCAAGCCCGCGGTCAGCCCGTTCTCGTCCACCACGCTGTTCTTCGACAAGAACATGCCGGACTACGACTTCAACCTGAAGAAGGCCCGCGACCTGATCAAGGAGTCGGGCGTGGACGTGGGCAAGTATCCGGTCAAGATCCTGTCGACCTCCTACGGCGCCAACTGGGACCGCCTGGACGAGTACGTCAAGCAGATGCTCGAGCAACTGGGCTTCAAGATCAGCATCGAATCCGCCGACGCCGGCACCTGGTCGGCGCGCGTCAGCAACTGGGACTTCGACCTGACATCGACCTACACCTACCAGTACGGCGACCCCGCGCTGGGCGTGGAGCGGCTGTACGTGACGCGCAATATCGTCAAGGGCACGCCGTTTGCCAATGTGCAGGGCTACAGCAACGCGAAGGCGGACGAATTATGGTCCAAGGCCGGTTCGACCATGGATCCTGCGGAACGCCAGAAGTTGTACAGCGAACTGCAGAAGATCCTTGTGACCGACGTAGCCAACGCCAACCTGTTCGAGGTCGAGTTCCCGACGCTGTATCGCAAGCACGTCAAGAACCTCGTGACCACCGCGATTGGCCTGAACGAGTCCTTCGACAACGTCTCGATCGAGAAGAACTGA